In Streptomyces sp. HUAS ZL42, the DNA window GCTCGGGAGCGCAGTCGCTCGTCCCGCTGGTGCAGACCGGCGTGCTCGCGGCGCCACCGGCGGTCGGCGCCGCCGGAGTGGCGGACGTACTGACCCGGCTCACCCAGCGGGTCGACCTGGTGCAGATGGCGGTGCGCGGCGGTGCGGCCGATTCCCTCCCGCCGGACCTGGACACGGCCCAGCAGCTGCTCGTCGTCAACGACTTCCCGCACGGCTTCGACGACCGTGCCGTGACCCAGCTTCGCTATCTCGCGGACGAGGGCCCGGCCGTGGGCGTCCACCTCATGATGGTCGCCGACCGCGAGGACGCCGCCGGTTACGGTCCGTTGCTGGACCCGCTGTGGCGTTCGCTGCTGAGGCTGACCCCGGTGCCCGACGACCACCTCGCGGATCCGTGGGTCGGGCACGCCTGGACGTACGAACCTTCGCTCGTGCCGCCCGGCAGCCAGGTGCTCCAGCACGTGCTGGAGCAGGTCGCCGCCGCTCGTACCAAGTACACGTAAAGGCGCCTGACCAGGGGATTTGGTCTTTCTTTTGCCAATCGCTTTACCTTTCCTTGGTGATTGGGGTACTGTTTTCCGCACGGAGGGGAGTACTCCCTGTGCTGCGGCGTACCCGTCAATACGGATCCGGCAGGATCCCGGGGCGTCGGCCCATCCCCGGGTGGAAGAGACCTCCGGCAGCGCGACGACGCTGATTACCTGCCGTTACGTATTGCCGGAGGCGCAATGGATGTTTCCGTGACCCTGTGGGTCCTGACCATCGTGGGCCTTGCAGCCCTGATCGCGGTCGACTTCTTCATCGGCCGCAAGCCGCACGACGTGTCGATCAAGGAAGCGGGGATCTGGACGGTCGTCTGGATCGCCCTGGCCGGGCTCTTCGGCCTCGGCCTGCTCGTCTTCGGCGGGGGGCAACCCGCCGGCGAGTTCTTCGCGGGCTTCATCACCGAGAAGTCGCTGAGCGTCGACAACCTCTTCGTCTTCGTCCTGATCATGGCGAAGTTCGCCGTGCCCTCGCAGTACCAGCAGCGCGTGCTGCTCGTCGGCGTGCTCATAGCCCTCGTCCTGCGAGCCGTCTTCATCGCCGCGGGCGCCGCGATCATCGCCAGCTTCTCCTGGGTGTTCTACCTCTTCGGAGCCTTCCTGATCTGGACCGCCTGGAAGCTCATCCAGGAGGCCCGGGCCGATGAGGAGGACGAGGAGTACGAGGAGAACAAGCTGCTCAAGGCCGCCGAGCGCCGCTTCGGTGTGGCCGACCGCTACCACGGCACCAAGCTGTGGATCCAGCAGAACGGCAAGCGGGTCATGACGCCGATGCTGGTCGTGATGCTCGCGATCGGTACGACCGACGTGCTGTTCGCGCTCGACTCGATCCCAGCGATCTTCGGTCTGACCCAGGACCCGTACATCGTCTTCACGGCCAACGCCTTCGCGCTGATGGGCCTGAGGCAGCTGTACTTCCTCATCGGCGGCCTGCTGAGGAAGCTCGTCCACCTGAGCTACGGCCTGTCGATCATTCTGGGCTTCATCGGCGTCAAGCTGGTGCTGCACGCCCTGCACGAGTCCGGGGTGCACGTTCCCGAGATCAGCATCCCGGTGTCTCTCGGCGTCATCTGCTCGGTCCTGATCGTCACCACGATCACCAGCCTGCGGGCGTCCCGGAAGCAGTCGGTCGAGGCGGCGCGGGGCGAGAGCGAAGGCGCTCCGAAGGACAGCGTCGAAGCCTGACCGCCCTGGACGTAGGAACAACCATCACCGGGAGCGGTGCGTGGCGCATTGCCGACCCTCGCCCCCGGTGCTTGCTTGTTTCCAGAGTGCGTTCCCCGGCCCGGGGAACGCCGTGGCCGGTGGAGGCGTCCATGAAGTTCGTCCAGATCATCGACTTCGAAACCGAGCGACTGGAGGAGATGGAGCAGCTGCTCGAGGAGGCACGGCAGCGCAACGCCGGCAGGACGGGCGGCCCGACGCACCGCATGCTTCTGAAGGACCGCGACAACCCCCGCCGCTATCTGGCGCTGATCGAATTCGAGTCGTACGACGAGGCCATGCGCAACAGCGCCGACCCCGAGACGACCAAGCTGGCGGAGCAGTTGGGCGCCCTGAGCATCGGTGACGGCGGCTACACCAACTGCGACCTGTTGCGGTCGGAGGAGATCAAGTAGCTCCGGGTGACGACCGGCGTGCGGGGCCCCTTGGCGCACCGTGATAAACCGAGTCTGAGCAGTGGTCCCCCGGGGACCGCCCCGCACCGACCGGACCGGAGGAACCGTGCCCCGCACCCTGGCCAACGCCCCGATCATGATTCTCAACGGCCCCAACCTGAACCTGCTCGGGCAGCGCCAGCCGGAGATCTACGGTTCCGACACGCTCGCCGACGTCGAGGCGATGTGCGCCAAGGCGGCGGCCGCGCACGGCGGCACGGTGGACTTCCGTCAGTCCAACCACGAGGGCGAGCTGGTCGACTGGATCCACGAGGCGCGGCTCAACCACTGCGGGATCGTCATCAACCCGGGGGCCTACTCGCACACGTCCGTCGCGATTCTGGACGCGCTCAACACCTGTGACGGCATGCCGGTGTTGGAGGTCCATATCTCCAACATCCACAAGCGCGAGTCGTTCCGGCACCACTCGTACGTCTCGCTGCGCGCGGACGGCGTCATCGCGGGCTGCGGGGTGCAGGGCTATGTGTTCGGTGTGGAGCGGGTCGCCGCACTCGTGGGCGCGGCCCAGGCCGACGCGTAGCCCGGGCGGGCCTACAGGCGTCCAGCCTCCACGATCCGCCGCAGGAAGCGCTGTGTGCGCTCCTGCTGCGGATCCCCGAAGATCTGCTCGGCGGTGCCGTGCTCCAGCACCACGCCTCCGTCCAGAAAGCAGACCTGGTCGGCGACGTCCCGGGCGAAGCCCATCTCGTGTGTGGCCAGCACCATGGTCATGCCTTCGTCCTTGAGGTCGCGGACGACGGTCAGCACTTCGCCCACGAGCTCCGGGTCGAGGGCGGCGGTGATCTCGTCGAGCAGCAGCAGCCGGGGACGTACGGCCAGAGCGCGCACGATCGCGACCCGCTGCTGCTGGCCGCCGCTCAGCCGGTCCGGATACTCGCCGGCCTTGGCGGCAAGGCCGAGCCGCTCCAGCAGTTCCCCGGCGTGCTCCTCGGCCTCCGGTCGCGAGACGCCGTGCACGCGGCGCGGGGCGAGCGTGATGTTCTCCAGGACCGTCATGTGCGGGAAGAGGTTGTACGCCTGGAAGACCACGCCGATACGGCGCCGTACCGCGTCCGGGTCGACCCGTGGGTCGGTGATCTCCTCGCCGTCCAGCCAGATCGCGCCGTCGTCGATCTCCTCGAGCAGGTTGGCGCACCGCAGCAGTGTCGACTTCCCGGAGCCGGAGGCGCCGATCAGCGCGGTCACCGTGTGCGGGGCGACCTCCAGGTCGACGTCCCGCAGCACGACCGAGCCGCCGAATGTCTTGCGGACGGACTCCATGCGCAGCACGGGCGCGTCGCTCATAGGGAACCTCCCTGGGCGCGCTGACGGTCCATACGGGCCGTCACCCAGTCGGTGAAGCGGGTCATCGGAATGGTCAGCGCCACGAAGACCAGACCCGCGACGATGTACGGCGTGTAGTTGAGGCTGCGGCCCACGATGATGTCGGCGGCCCGTACGGCGTCGACCGCACCGCCGATCGACACGAGACCGGTGTCCTTCTGGAGCGACACCAGGTCGTTGAGCAGGGGCGGCACTTGGCGCCGTACGGCCTGGGGCAGCACGACGTACCGCAGCGCCTGCCGGTTGCTGAGGCCCAGAGAACGGGCCGCGGCGCGCTGCGAGGGATGCACGGACTCGATGCCGGCGCGGAACACCTCGGCGACGTAGGCCGAATACGTCAGCGTCAGCGCCGTACCGCCCAGCAGGACCGGATCGACCGTGACGCCCTGCAGCCGGAGCGCCGGAACGCCCAGGACCACGATCATCAGGTTGATGATCAGCGGCAGCCCGCGGAAGAAGTCGGTGTACGCGGCGGCCAGCGCCCGCAGCGGGAAGAACACCGGGCCGCGCAGTGTCCGGGCGATCGCGATCAGCATGCCGAGGACCAGCACCGCGACACCGCAGATCAGCAGCAGCCGGACGTTCAGCCACAGCCCTTCGAGGACCTTGGGCAGCGCCTCGCGCGCGTACTGCCCGTTGAAGAAAGTCTCCTTGGTGCGCGGCCAGCCGGGCGCGTTGACGACGACCAGGAAGAGCACGACGCCGGTGACGAGGGTCGAGAGCGCGGCGATCGCCGTGGCGCGGCGGGCGCGGGCGCGCTTGTGGCGCTCGCGGTCCAGCCGGCGCCGCGACGGGACGTAGCCGTCGTCCCCGCCGGGCATGTCACCCTTGTCGTCCGCGCCGCCCTGGCCGGACTCCTGCTTCGTCACCGTCACTTCAGCACCGGGGCGTCGACGGCGTCCGAGAGCCACTGCTTCTCGAGCTTCGCCAGGGTGCCGTCCTTGCGCAGGGCGTCCACGGCGCCCGTCACGCAGGAGGTGAGCGCGCTGCCCTTGTCGAGCACGAGCCCGAACTGCTCGGGCGTACCGCCCTGGTTCTCGAACTGGCCGACGATCTCGGCGTCCGTCACTTCGGCGGCGGTGATGTAGAAGGCGGTCGGCAGGTCGACGACGATGGCGTCGACCTGGCCGTTCTTCAGCGCGGACTTGGCCTGGTCGTTCTTGGCGTAGGCGGCTACCGCCTGATTCGGCTTCACCACGTCGTTGATGTAGTTCAGGCTGGTGGTGCCGACCTGGGCGCCCAGCTTGACGTCCTTGAGGTCCGCGACGCTCGTCGCCTTCGCGGCCTTGGAGCCCTTCAGCGCGATGACGGCCTGGCGCACGTCGTAGTAGCCGGACGAGAAGTCCACGGCCTTCTTGCGCTCGGCGCTGATCGACACCTGGTTGATGTCGAAGTCGAAGGTCTTCTCGCCGGGCGCGAAAGCCTTGTTGAAGGGCACGCTCTGCCAGACGACGCCGCTCTTGTCGTAGCCCAGCTGCTGCGCCACGGCGTACGCGACAGCCGACTCGAAGCCCTCGCCGTTGGCCGGCTTGTCGTCCTTGAACCAAGGCTCGTACGCGGGCTCGTCGGTGGCGATCGTCAGCTTCCCGGAGGTCTTGGTCGCCAACTTGCCCTTGGCGCAGGTCGTCGCGGTCGACCCCGTCGCTCCGGAGGGCTTGGCGGCCGTGTCGCCCTCGGGCTGCGGAGCACAGCCGACGGCGGTGGCGAGGAGGGCAACGGTGGCGGTGGCGACGGCGCGACGCAGAACGTGAGGGGCAAGGTGCATGGCGGGAGAGTGACAGTGAAAGCCGTGTTTGTCGAGGTCACATCATCATTGGTCCGCATAGTGGGAACGGGTGTTGCAATCTCGTGAACAGGCCCGGCGGACTGCCTCTGGCCTGGGCCGCCGGCCGAGGGCGGGGATTCGAAGGACCGGCGGCCCATACCCCTCAGGAGCCGTCATCCTGTGCGGGGCTCCTACCAGTTGACTGCGCAACGACGTACGCGGGGAGCGCGCGCGGAGAGCCGGCGTGTGCACGCGATTCACACGGGGCGCGCGTCGACGGCGCGCGCCCCGCTCGGTCGGGGTTTCACCACCCCCGCGCGTGCCACTCCGGCAGTTGAGGCCGCTCCGCGCCCAGCGTGGTGTCGTTCCCGTGGCCCGGGTACACCCAGGTCTCGTCCGGGAGGACATCGAAGATCTTCGTCTCGACGTCATGGATCAGACTGGCGAACGCCTCCGGATCCTTGCGGGTGTTGCCCACGCCGCCCGGGAACAGGCAGTCCCCGGTGAACACATGGGGATGCCCGTGCGGGTCGTCGTAGACGAGGACGATCGAGCCCGGCGTGTGCCCGACCAGATGGCGCGCGGTGAGTTCCACGCGCCCCACCCGGATGGTGTCGCCGTCGTCCACCAGGACGTCGGTCGGCACCGGGATGCCGTCGGCGTCCTCGCGGCCCGCGTACGTCCGCGCGCCCGTGGCCGCCACGACCTCCGCGAGTGCCTGCCAGTGGTCGCCGTGCTGGTGGGTGGTGACGACGGACGCGATGCCGTCGTCACCGATCATGCCGAGCAGTGTGCCCGCCTCGTTCGCCGCGTCGATCAGCAGCTGTTCGTCCGTGGCCCGGCAGCGCAGCAGATAGGCGTTGTTGTTCATCGGGCCGACCGCGATCTTGGTGATCATCAGGTCCTTCAGCTCGTGCACGTCCGCCGGGCCGCCGACCGTCACCTCTCCGCTGTACGTCATGGCGGCCAGCCTATAGCGGGGAGGCGTCCCAGGAGCGTCCGCGCCTACAGCGGGGGAAGCGCCGGCAGTCGCCCGCCCGTCACGCTGAGTCCGGAGCCGTCGCGGCGGCCGGCGAGCCATCCGAGCAGGTCGGCCCCGCTTCCGGTGATGCCGACCTCCGGCTCGGTCCCCTCCCGGCCCGTGCGCCACGCGCGCGTGCCGTCCGTGAGACGTGTGGGCGGCACGTCGGGGTGCCCGGTGAACCGGTCGGCGAGGAAGTCGATCTCCCGCTCCGTGAACTCCGCCGGCAGATCCTCCAGCTCGTACCCGATCCCGAGATCGACGTGGTGCAGCTCCACCTCCACCCACCGCCGGAACGGCACGCGCGACGCGGAGTCGGTGACCCCGTTGCGCAGCTCCACCGTGCGCGACCAGTCCGCGGGGGCGGCTCCCGCCTCCTGGAAGCGGGCCGCGCTCTCCCGCACGTCGGCGAGCTGGACGTCGAGGGGGCGTGGGGCGTCCCGCTCGATGTCGGAGTCCCGGGCGTCGGCGGAGGCGTACATGGGCCGCCCCTCGAGGACGTTCACGAGGGCGTCCGCGTTGCGGGCGAGATGGGCGAGGATGTGGCCGCGGGTCCAGCCCGGGAGCCGTGACGGCTCGGCCACGGAGGCGTTGTCCAGTTTGGCGGCTGCGGTCAGCACCCGTTCCGTCGCGTCACGTACAGACGCCAGGTCATGAGCGTGATCAATCATGGTACTGACCCTAGCCCCACCACACCTTTGGGTGAAGGTGGTGAAGCGGCGCCCAAAATCGAATGTGCGTGCTATAGGGTCGGGTGTGGCGTCGGGCATGCTGGATGGCCCGGGATTGTTTACGCATCCGGGAATCCGACCGGCGTTGTCAGTGGCTCCCCCTAGTCTGAGAAAGCACGGGGGCCCCGCCCCTGTCACTTCTTCTCAAGAAAGGTGCGGACCGGCGTGGCCGACCGTCTCATCGTCCGTGGCGCGCGCGAGCACAACCTGAAGAACGTCTCGCTCGACCTGCCGCGCGACTCGCTCATCGTCTTCACGGGCCTGTCGGGGTCGGGCAAGTCCTCGCTGGCCTTCGACACCATCTTCGCCGAGGGGCAGCGCCGTTACGTGGAGTCGCTGTCGTCTTACGCGCGGCAGTTCCTCGGCCAGATGGACAAGCCGGACGTCGACTTCATCGAAGGCCTCTCCCCGGCGGTCTCCATCGACCAGAAGTCGACCTCGCGCAACCCGCGCTCGACGGTCGGCACCATCACCGAGGTCTACGACTACCTGCGTCTGCTCTTCGCGCGCATCGGAAAGCCGCACTGTCCCGAGTGCGGCCGCCCGATCTCGCGCCAGTCACCGCAGGCCATCGTCGACAGGGTCCTGGAGCTCCCGGAGGGGAGCCGCTTCCAGGTGCTGTCGCCGCTGGTGCGCGAGCGCAAGGGCGAGTTCGTCGACCTCTTCGCGGATCTCCAGACCAAGGGCTACTCCCGCGCGCGGGTGGACGGCGAGACCATCCAGCTGTCCAACCCGCCGACGCTGAAGAAGCAGGAGAAGCACACCATCGAGGTGGTCGTCGACCGCCTCACGGTGAAGGACTCCGCCAAGCGCCGCCTCACCGATTCCGTGGAGACCGCCCTCGGACTGTCCGGCGGCATGGTCGTGCTCGACTTCGTCGACCTCTCCGAGGACGACCCCGAGCGCGAGCGCATGTACTCGGAGCACCTGTACTGCCCGTACGACGACCTGTCCTTCGAGGAACTCGAGCCCCGCTCCTTCTCCTTCAACTCGCCCTTCGGCGCCTGCCCCGAGTGCACCGGCATCGGCACGCGTATGGAGGTCGACCCCGAGCTGATCGTCCCGGACGAGGACAAGTCCCTCGACGAGGGCGCCATCCATCCCTGGTCGCACGGCCACACCAAGGACTACTTCGGCCGCCTCATCGGCGCTCTCGCGGACGCGCTGGGATTCCGGACGGACATCCCCTTCGCGGGTCTCCCGCAGCGCGCCAAGAAGGCTCTCCTCCACGGCCACAAGACGCAGATCGAGGTCCGCTACCGCAACCGGTACGGACGCGAGCGTGTGTACACGACGCCCTTCGAGGGCGCCGTCCCCTTCGTCAAGCGCCGGCACAGCGAGGCCGAGAGCGACGCCAGCCGCGAGCGCTTCGAGGGCTATATGCGCGAGGTGCCCTGCCCCACCTGTGAGGGCACGCGCCTCAAGCCGATCGTCCTCGCGGTCACGATCATGGACAAGTCGATCGCCGAGGTCTCCGCGATGTCCATCAGCGACTGCGCGGACTTCCTGGGCGAACTGAAACTCAACGCCCGTGACAAGAAGATCGCCGAGCGCGTGCTGAAGGAGGTCAACGAGCGGCTGCGGTTCCTGGTCGACGTCGGCCTGGACTACCTCTCCCTGAACCGCGCGGCCGGCACCCTCTCCGGCGGCGAGGCCCAGCGCATCCGCCTGGCCACCCAGATCGGCTCCGGACTCGTCGGCGTCCTGTACGTCCTCGACGAGCCGTCCATCGGCCTGCACCAGCGAGACAACCACCGGCTCATCGAGACCCTGGTCCGGCTGCGCGACATGGGCAACACGCTCATCGTCGTCGAGCACGACGAGGACACCATCAAGACCGCCGACTGGATCGTCGACATCGGTCCCGGCGCCGGTGAGCACGGCGGCAAGGTCGTGCACAGCGGCTCCCTGAAGGAGCTGCTCGCCAACGCCGAGTCGCAGACCGGCCAGTACCTGGCGGGCAGGAAGTCCATCCCGCTGCCGGACATCCGGCGCCCCCGCGACCCGTCCCGGCAGCTCACGGTGCACGGCGCCCGCGAGAACAACCTCCAGGACATCGACGTGTCCTTCCCGCTGAGCCTGTTCACCGCGGTCACGGGCGTCTCCGGCTCCGGCAAGTCGACGCTGGTCAACGACATCCTGTACACCCACCTGGCCCGCGAGCTGAACGGCGCGCGCAGCGTGCCGGGGCGGCACACGCGCGTGGACGGTGACGACCTCGTCGACAAGGTCGTCCACGTCGACCAGTCGCCCATCGGCCGCACTCCCCGGTCGAACCCGGCGACGTACACCGGCGTCTTCGACCACATCCGCAAGCTGTTCGCGGAGACGACCGAGGCGAAGGTCCGCGGCTACATGCCCGGCCGCTTCTCCTTCAACGTCAAGGGCGGCCGCTGCGAGAACTGCGCGGGCGACGGCACCATCAAGATCGAGATGAACTTCCTCCCGGACGTGTACGTCCCGTGCGAGGTCTGCCACGGCGCCCGCTACAACCGGGAGACCCTGGAGGTCCATTACAAGGGCAGGTCCATCTCCGAGGTCCTGAACATGCCGATCGAGGAGGCCATGGACTTCTTCGAGGCCGTCCCGGCGATCAACCGCCACCTCAGGACGCTGAACGACGTCGGTCTCGGCTATGTCCGGCTCGGCCAGTCCGCGACCACCCTGTCCGGCGGTGAGGCCCAGCGGGTGAAGCTCGCCAGCGAGCTGCAGAAGCGCTCCACCGGCCGTACGGTCTACGTCCTGGACGAGCCGACCACGGGACTGCACTTCGAGGACATCAGCAAGCTGCTGAAGGTTCTGTCCGGCCTGGTCGACAAGGGCAACACGGTCATTGTCATCGAGCACAACCTCGACGTGATCAAGACCGCCGACTGGGTCGTCGACATGGGCCCCGAGGGCGGCGCCGGCGGCGGTCTGGTCATCGCCGAGGGCACGCCGGAGCAGGTCGCCGGAGTCCCCGCCAGCCACACGGGCAAGTTCCTGCGGGAGATCCTCGGCGCCGACCGGATCAGCGACGCGGAACCGGTGAAGGCCCCGCGCAGGACCGCCGCGAAGAAGACGGTCGCGGCCAGGACGACCAACAACACGGTCACGAAGAAGGCGGCCGCGGTCACGAAGAAGGCCGCCCCGGCGAAGAAGACGACGCGGGCGCGGAAGGCCTGAGCCGAGCGGGCGGTACGCCCCGACACATGCCGAACACACGGCGCCCCGCGGGAAGCCCTGCGGGGCGCCGTCCGCTGCCCGGTCCGGGCAGGTGGGTGCTTATAGGCGAAAGCGCCCTACATCTCGCCGAGTTCAGAGGCGTACGGCGGCTCCGCTCCCGCCCGTGAGCAGGTGATCGCCGCCGCGCGTGCCGCGAAGCCCAGCAGCCTGCCCCATCCATCGGCGCCCAGGCCGGCGAGTGCCTCCGGGGACAGGGCGTTGCGTACGGACAGGCCGTGCAGCAGAGCCGCGTTGACGGTGTCCCCGGCACCGATGGTGTCCACCACGTCGACCTTCTCGCCCGGCACGGAATACTCCGCGCCGTCCCGGGTGAACGCGGTCAGCCCGTCGCCGCCGTGGGTGACGACGACGGCCGAGGGACCGGCGGCCAGCCACTCACGCGGGGTGCCGCCCAGCCACTGTGCGTCCTCCTCGGAGAGCTTGAGCAGCGACACGGACGGCAGCCAGCGCTCGAACCGGGCCCGGTAGGCGTCAGCGTCGGGGATCAGACCGGCCCGGATGTTCGGGTCGAGCGCGGTGAACAGGCCCTGCGCGGCCGCGGTCCGCATCAGCTCCTCGTACGCGCTCGCGCCCGGCTCCAGCACGAGCGAACAGGTCCCGAAGGACACCGCGCGGGCCCCGGCGGGGAGTCGGTCGGGGACCGTGAACAGCCGGTCGGCGGTGCCCTCGACGTAGAAGGAGTAGGCGGCGGAGCCGTTTCCGTCGATCGTGGCCACCGCCAGAGTGGTCGGCTCGACTCCCCGCTGCACGGCCGACACCTCCACGCCCGTCTGCCGCAGCCCGTCGAGCAGGGCCTCGCCGAACGCGTCGTACGACGTGCGGGAGCAGAAGGCCGTTGGAGAGCCGAGGCGGCCGAGAGCCACGGCCGTGTTGTAAGGGCCGCCGCCGAGCGCCGGCTTGAGGCCCGCGAGGGCGCCCGGGCCCTGCGGTACCAGATCTATGAGGGCCTCACCGGCGACGACGATCACGAGGCGGTTCCTTTCTCGGACTGCTTGAACTGCTCGGGCCGCTCCGGCCGCTCCGGCTCGGGACAGCCGCACGAACTCCGGTGCACGAAGGCACACGCGAGCCGCACCGTGCGGGCGGGGCGGCCCGGGGAGGCGAGTCGCTCCAGGAGCACGCGGACCGCCTGGGCGCCGATGTCCTTGCTGGGCTGGGCGATCGCTGTGAGCCGGGGCGAGAACAGGTCCGCCCAGGGGAAGTCGTCGAAGCAGCACAGCGCGATGTCGGCGGGCACGGACAGGCCACGGCCGTTCAGGGCGCGCAGCGCACCGATGGTCATGGTGTTGTTGCCGGTGATCAGCGCGGTGGGCGGTGCGGCCAGGGACAGCAGCGTGGCGGTGGCCCGTTCCGCGCCCGCCGTCGTGGAGTCGCCGTGCACCAGGAGGCGTTCGTCGTAGGGGAGTCCGGCGGCCGCGAGGCCGTGGCGGTAGCCGGCGATGCGCTCGGTGGTGGTACTGAGTCCGGGCAGACCTGCGACCAGGGCGATCCTGCGATGGCCGAGCCCGGCGAGATGGGTGACCAGCTCGGCCACCGGTTCGGTGTTCTCGGCGCAGACCTGGTCGAAGCGGGATGTGCCGGCCGCCGTGTCGTCGATCAGGCGGTCGAGGAACACGGTCGGCACATCGTGACGGGTCAGGTAGGCGACGAGCTCGCGCGGAGCCGCGGACGGCGCGACGATCATGCCGTCGACGCGGCGTTCGTGGAGCAGCTGGACGATCTTGCGTTCGTGCTCCGGGTCGTCGTGCGGATCGGCGATGAGCAGGCTGTAGCCGTGCTCCAGGGCTCCGGCCTCGACTCCCTGGAGGATCTCGGTGAAGTACGGGTTGCTGATCGCCGACACGGCGAGCCCGATGGAGCGGGTCCGCGAGGTCACCAGGGAGCGGGCGAGCGTGTTGGGCGTGTAGCCGAGCTCGTCGATGGCGTCCAGGACGGCCTGGCGGGTGTGGGGGAGTACCGGGCGGGTGTCGTTCAGCACATGCGAGACGGTGGCCACGGACACACCGGCGCACCGTGCCACATCGGCCATGGTCGGCATCGCGACTCCCTTCCGCGGACCGCGGCGGGCGGCCCTCCGAGCGGGAAGGTATCGCATCCGGCGGCCCGCGTAAACGCTTGCGCAAGCGTTTACGCGCTTACCGTGCGTAAACGCTTACGTGCCGACCGCCTGATCTCGGGCCGGGAGCGCCGTCACTCCCAGTCCCACCCGATCCCCACCATCCCGGACCGCACCCGCGGCTCGACGAGGTGAACGGCGTGGTGCCGGGGACTGAGGGCGAGTTCCTGGCGGCCGCTGCGCGGGGCCGCCGCCGAGTGCTGGGTGAAGCGGTGGCAGCGCGCGGGCAGCGCGTTCTCGTCGAACCGCACCTGCAGGGCGTACTGGCCGCCCGCGAGGCCGAAGCCACGGACGTACTCGCGGGACACACCGGCCGTGCCGTCCTCGACGCCATAACCGAACAGAAAGGTGTCCCCGGCGCGCAGCCGGGTGTCGAAGAGCAGCTCGGCGACGAGCACTCCGGTGTCGTGGTGCCGGCGGACGCGGCCCGTGCGGCAGTTCTCCAGGGCGTGGACCGTCATGCGCTCCGGCGCGCACCCCGGGTCGCCGTGGTGGACGGCCACGAAGCGGTCGACGCCGTCCCGGTGGGCGCGCACGATGTGGTGCGAGTCGCGGCACAGCAGCTCGCGGTGCGCCCCGATGCGTATCCGCTCGTGGTGCCCAAGGGTGTGCAGTCCGCCGTCGAGCGGTGCCTCCAGCTCGGCGAGCAGCCCCTCAAGTACGCCCGAGGCCGCCACGAAGGAGCGATAGGAACGTGCCGCGGGCCGCCCGCCGGCCGTACGCTCGTCGCTCTCGGCGAGCAGGCGGATCAGTGACTCGTCGGGCAGCTGGAGGATCTCCTCCAGCGCTCGCACCGCGCGCAGCGACTCGGGGCGCTGCGGTCGACGGGCGCCCTGCTGCCAGTAACTCAGGCTCGTGACGCCCACCTTCACGCCGTAGCGCGACAGATGGTGCTGAACACGCTGCAACGGAAGTCCGCGGGCGGCGATCGCGGCGCGCAGCGCGACGTGGAAGGGGCCGCCTCGCAGGGCCGTGTCCAGTTCCGCGGCGGTGACGTCC includes these proteins:
- a CDS encoding LacI family DNA-binding transcriptional regulator; this encodes MPTMADVARCAGVSVATVSHVLNDTRPVLPHTRQAVLDAIDELGYTPNTLARSLVTSRTRSIGLAVSAISNPYFTEILQGVEAGALEHGYSLLIADPHDDPEHERKIVQLLHERRVDGMIVAPSAAPRELVAYLTRHDVPTVFLDRLIDDTAAGTSRFDQVCAENTEPVAELVTHLAGLGHRRIALVAGLPGLSTTTERIAGYRHGLAAAGLPYDERLLVHGDSTTAGAERATATLLSLAAPPTALITGNNTMTIGALRALNGRGLSVPADIALCCFDDFPWADLFSPRLTAIAQPSKDIGAQAVRVLLERLASPGRPARTVRLACAFVHRSSCGCPEPERPERPEQFKQSEKGTAS
- the uvrA gene encoding excinuclease ABC subunit UvrA; this translates as MADRLIVRGAREHNLKNVSLDLPRDSLIVFTGLSGSGKSSLAFDTIFAEGQRRYVESLSSYARQFLGQMDKPDVDFIEGLSPAVSIDQKSTSRNPRSTVGTITEVYDYLRLLFARIGKPHCPECGRPISRQSPQAIVDRVLELPEGSRFQVLSPLVRERKGEFVDLFADLQTKGYSRARVDGETIQLSNPPTLKKQEKHTIEVVVDRLTVKDSAKRRLTDSVETALGLSGGMVVLDFVDLSEDDPERERMYSEHLYCPYDDLSFEELEPRSFSFNSPFGACPECTGIGTRMEVDPELIVPDEDKSLDEGAIHPWSHGHTKDYFGRLIGALADALGFRTDIPFAGLPQRAKKALLHGHKTQIEVRYRNRYGRERVYTTPFEGAVPFVKRRHSEAESDASRERFEGYMREVPCPTCEGTRLKPIVLAVTIMDKSIAEVSAMSISDCADFLGELKLNARDKKIAERVLKEVNERLRFLVDVGLDYLSLNRAAGTLSGGEAQRIRLATQIGSGLVGVLYVLDEPSIGLHQRDNHRLIETLVRLRDMGNTLIVVEHDEDTIKTADWIVDIGPGAGEHGGKVVHSGSLKELLANAESQTGQYLAGRKSIPLPDIRRPRDPSRQLTVHGARENNLQDIDVSFPLSLFTAVTGVSGSGKSTLVNDILYTHLARELNGARSVPGRHTRVDGDDLVDKVVHVDQSPIGRTPRSNPATYTGVFDHIRKLFAETTEAKVRGYMPGRFSFNVKGGRCENCAGDGTIKIEMNFLPDVYVPCEVCHGARYNRETLEVHYKGRSISEVLNMPIEEAMDFFEAVPAINRHLRTLNDVGLGYVRLGQSATTLSGGEAQRVKLASELQKRSTGRTVYVLDEPTTGLHFEDISKLLKVLSGLVDKGNTVIVIEHNLDVIKTADWVVDMGPEGGAGGGLVIAEGTPEQVAGVPASHTGKFLREILGADRISDAEPVKAPRRTAAKKTVAARTTNNTVTKKAAAVTKKAAPAKKTTRARKA
- a CDS encoding carbohydrate kinase, with the protein product MIVVAGEALIDLVPQGPGALAGLKPALGGGPYNTAVALGRLGSPTAFCSRTSYDAFGEALLDGLRQTGVEVSAVQRGVEPTTLAVATIDGNGSAAYSFYVEGTADRLFTVPDRLPAGARAVSFGTCSLVLEPGASAYEELMRTAAAQGLFTALDPNIRAGLIPDADAYRARFERWLPSVSLLKLSEEDAQWLGGTPREWLAAGPSAVVVTHGGDGLTAFTRDGAEYSVPGEKVDVVDTIGAGDTVNAALLHGLSVRNALSPEALAGLGADGWGRLLGFAARAAAITCSRAGAEPPYASELGEM